Proteins from a genomic interval of Plutella xylostella chromosome 24, ilPluXylo3.1, whole genome shotgun sequence:
- the LOC105386280 gene encoding homeobox protein engrailed-2a yields the protein MMEPRQQNTALYPSNLTDLLAVSYQQNADGEDRHSVYNGDFADRSASPTSTLDDGDSSQSAFGVDLTGKGTNLAGKSFTIAAILGLTNSEDDVINLSVQERLHQNQRHLQSYFYANHDMQRLNNNGFCRSAVGLPPGIRQDSPRPERPPTGQLKPRTHSITCSSSSGRSKRIRTIFTPEQLERLEAEFERQQYMVGPERLYLAHALQLTEAQVKVWFQNRRIKWRKHHLEVTQQRLAVLHRHRPEERDEDV from the exons ATGATGGAGCCAAGGCAACAGAACACCGCGCTATATCCTTCGAACCTGACCGACCTTCTGGCCGTCTCCTACCAGCAGAATGCCGACGGCGAAGACCGACATTCGGTCTACAACGGCGACTTCGCCGACAGATCCGCTTCGCCGACATCCACGCTCGACGACGGCGACAGCAGCCAATCAGCCTTCGGCGTGGACCTCACCGGAAAAGGGACGAATTTGGCGGGAAAATCGTTCACCATAGCCGCCATCTTAGGTTTAACGAACAGTGAGGACGATGTGATCAATTTAAGTGTGCAAGAACGGTTGCATCAGAACCAGAGACATTTGCAGAGCTATTTTTACGCGAATCACGACATGCAGCGGTTGAATAACAACGGTTTTTGTCGCAGCGCGGTGGGTTTGCCGCCGGGGATACGACAAG ACAGTCCGCGGCCGGAGCGGCCTCCCACGGGACAGCTGAAGCCTCGGACACACTCCATCACCTGctcaagtag CTCAGGCCGCAGCAAGCGTATCCGCACGATCTTCACCCCAGAACAGCTGGAGCGGCTGGAGGCGGAGTTCGAGCGGCAGCAGTACATGGTGGGCCCCGAGCGCCTGTACCTCGCGCACGCGCTTCAGCTCACCGAGGCGCAG GTGAAAGTCTGGTTCCAGAACCGGCGTATAAAATGGCGGAAGCACCACCTGGAGGTCACGCAGCAGCGACTCGCTGTGCTGCACCGACACAGGCCAGAAGAAAGAGATGAAGATGTCTAG